From a region of the Limisphaera ngatamarikiensis genome:
- a CDS encoding DUF5696 domain-containing protein, with protein MLGTARLGSAALWTWTNPDVTVELQRRLQAGPTNHPGARLTAAFDLGPAAREIRWIPVGRGDHVQIAKAYQNLARNAGWWVPWSQKLRGHPDRTRYLGAANVKLWSLLDRRMDETSTRELAVHVNWTFDQAARVAEHLRHDLHLDRVLFGIGGWIHRGYDNQHPDILPPAPECGGEAAFRDACRRILKLGYLLSPHDNYQDMYRDAPSWDERWLNKNADGSPTKGGVWAGGQAWIVCSRMALELAARPQNLPAVRNLSGANAYFIDTTFAAGLYECHDPQHPLTREDDLRWKQALSDYARNLFGSFGSEDGREWAVPHADFFEGLAGVGGHPLHNRDLLTRLNAEPVPLFELVYRECIQIYGKYGYDPARAADYVLHHLLLGRPLHYHNLPPGLYWEEDLYERAEPSIAAIQSTGPRAFSIRYAWKIEQPPKRNWRVFVHFCDEQGRILFQNDHDPEPPTRQWTPGAREVGPFNVTIPEGLNGPFSIRIGWYDPATGRRAQLQGPADPERRIRAGRLILRDHHARWEPEPETASANGPDPALFLRADHGWAEGLHPWDRFLKNTQELLGPLNLLTADQPMTEHAFLTPDHQVQRVRFGSDPRRACTVVVNRSTNDFPWLTSAFGPTVLPPGGFVVESDRFIAFHARTWNDITYHQAPFFTLRSLDDRPLTRSRRVRVFHGWGDPSIRIGRTTVRIPREAVVDPQTGRCTQTL; from the coding sequence ATGCTGGGTACCGCACGGCTCGGCTCGGCCGCGCTCTGGACATGGACAAATCCCGACGTCACCGTGGAATTGCAGCGGCGCCTGCAAGCGGGCCCCACCAATCACCCCGGCGCACGGCTCACCGCCGCGTTCGACCTGGGCCCCGCAGCCCGCGAAATCCGCTGGATCCCGGTCGGCCGGGGAGACCATGTCCAAATCGCCAAGGCTTATCAAAACCTGGCGCGCAACGCCGGTTGGTGGGTCCCCTGGTCGCAGAAACTCCGGGGCCATCCCGACCGGACCCGCTATCTCGGCGCTGCCAACGTAAAACTGTGGAGCTTGCTCGACCGTCGCATGGACGAAACAAGCACCCGCGAGCTCGCGGTGCACGTGAACTGGACCTTCGACCAGGCCGCCCGCGTGGCCGAACACCTCAGGCACGACCTGCACCTGGACAGGGTCCTTTTCGGCATCGGCGGCTGGATCCACAGAGGCTACGATAATCAGCACCCCGACATTCTACCGCCCGCGCCGGAATGCGGCGGCGAAGCGGCCTTCCGCGATGCCTGTCGCCGCATCCTCAAACTCGGCTATCTGCTGAGCCCGCACGACAATTACCAGGACATGTACCGCGACGCCCCCTCCTGGGACGAAAGGTGGCTCAACAAAAACGCGGACGGCTCACCCACCAAGGGCGGCGTGTGGGCCGGCGGACAGGCATGGATCGTCTGCTCCCGCATGGCCCTTGAGCTGGCCGCACGCCCGCAAAACCTCCCCGCGGTCCGAAACCTCTCCGGCGCCAACGCCTACTTTATCGACACCACCTTCGCCGCCGGCCTCTACGAATGTCATGACCCCCAACACCCCCTCACCCGGGAGGACGACCTCCGCTGGAAACAGGCCCTGAGCGATTACGCCCGCAACCTGTTCGGCAGCTTCGGCAGCGAAGACGGTCGCGAATGGGCCGTTCCCCATGCCGACTTTTTCGAGGGCCTGGCCGGCGTGGGCGGACACCCGTTGCACAACCGGGATCTGCTGACACGACTGAACGCCGAACCCGTTCCCCTGTTCGAACTCGTCTATCGCGAGTGCATCCAGATCTATGGCAAATACGGCTATGACCCGGCCCGGGCCGCCGACTACGTCTTGCATCACCTCCTGCTGGGACGCCCCCTCCACTATCACAACCTCCCGCCGGGCCTGTACTGGGAAGAGGATCTCTACGAACGCGCGGAACCTTCCATCGCCGCCATCCAATCCACAGGCCCCCGCGCGTTCTCCATTCGCTATGCCTGGAAAATCGAACAGCCCCCGAAACGCAACTGGCGGGTCTTCGTCCATTTCTGCGATGAACAGGGCCGGATCCTCTTCCAAAACGATCATGACCCCGAGCCTCCCACCCGTCAGTGGACTCCCGGCGCGCGGGAGGTCGGCCCCTTCAACGTGACCATCCCGGAAGGTTTGAACGGCCCGTTCTCCATCCGCATCGGCTGGTACGACCCCGCCACGGGCCGGCGCGCCCAGCTCCAGGGCCCGGCCGACCCTGAACGCCGAATCCGCGCAGGCCGCCTGATCCTGCGTGACCACCATGCCCGGTGGGAACCGGAACCCGAAACCGCATCTGCCAATGGTCCGGACCCGGCGCTGTTCCTCCGGGCCGACCACGGCTGGGCCGAAGGACTCCACCCGTGGGATCGTTTCTTGAAGAACACCCAGGAATTATTGGGCCCCCTCAACCTCCTGACCGCAGACCAGCCCATGACCGAACACGCCTTCCTCACGCCGGATCATCAGGTCCAACGCGTCCGTTTCGGCAGCGATCCCCGTCGTGCCTGCACCGTGGTGGTGAACCGGAGCACCAACGACTTCCCCTGGCTCACCTCCGCCTTTGGCCCCACGGTGCTGCCGCCGGGTGGATTCGTGGTGGAGTCCGACCGCTTCATCGCGTTCCACGCACGCACATGGAACGACATCACCTACCACCAGGCCCCCTTCTTCACACTGCGCAGCCTTGACGACCGTCCCCTGACCCGCTCACGACGCGTTCGGGTGTTTCATGGCTGGGGCGACCCCTCCATCCGAATCGGCCGGACCACGGTCCGGATCCCTCGCGAAGCTGTCGTGGACCCCCAAACGGGCCGGTGCACCCAAACCCTTTGA